A part of Helicoverpa zea isolate HzStark_Cry1AcR chromosome 17, ilHelZeax1.1, whole genome shotgun sequence genomic DNA contains:
- the LOC124638148 gene encoding glutamyl-tRNA(Gln) amidotransferase subunit B, mitochondrial, giving the protein MKFNKLYSRLSFKHKTLAARGFSSVSNKKWESVVGLEVHAQLNTESKLFSGAQNTFGGVVNNCVSLFDAAVPGTLPVLNRKCVELGIMTALALSCKVNEVSTFDRKHYFYADLPTGYQITQQRNPLASDGVINFQVFTPGVHKKPYRKSSKIKQIQLEQDSGKSLHDAELKQSLIDLNRAGAPLIELVFEPDLEDGEEAAALVKELVLIVQRLGACTGRMEEGALRVDANVSIRRPGDPLSTRTEIKNIGSVRGVAGAIRHEIERQQTILNNGGRIINETRAWDATNKVTIPMRDKEVVQDYRYMPEPNLPPLRVNLNTKMDHNDVLSVPLIQDKIPELPEQSRKNLIEQYELRPETAIQLVNEPTLLEYFQSLTSDKARNPTKVANFLINDLTTVLNKRKLDADDSPVTVKQLKELTDMLLSKNINLEICRNVLDELIELSDSDVSPLRLVEEKGWMLTSNEAEITKLCTSVLENNPKLVNQYKNGKTKVFKALLGILSKSNSKIDMSVASKIMEGLLKK; this is encoded by the exons atgaagttcaataaattatatagtCGATTAAGTTTCAAACATAAGACATTAGCTGCACGTGGTTTTTCCAGCGTGTCTAACAAGAAATGGGAAAGTGTAGTTGGTTTAGAAGTTCATGCACAGTTGAATACGGAATCAAAACTCTTTTCTGGTGCTCAGAATACTTTTGGCGGTGTAGTGAACAATTGTGTGTCGTTATTTGATGCCGCGGTGCCCGGTACGTTGCCAGTGCTGAACAGAAAATGCGTGGAACTAGGTATAATGACTGCATTAGCTCTATCGTGTAAAGTCAATGAAGTGTCTACGTTTGATAGAAAGCACTACTTTTACGCTGATTTACCGACCGGCTATCAAATAACGCAGCAAAGAAACCCACTAGCTAGTGATGGCGTCATTAACTTTCAG GTGTTCACTCCTGGTGTCCACAAAAAGCCATACAGAAAGAGTTCGAAGATCAAACAGATACAATTAGAACAAGACAGTGGCAAGTCGTTGCATGATGCAGAACTCAAGCAGAGTCTCATTGACCTCAACCGAGCTGGAGCGCCGCTTATAGAACTTGTGTTTGAGCCTGATTTAGag GATGGCGAGGAAGCGGCAGCATTGGTGAAGGAACTGGTGCTGATCGTACAAAGACTTGGTGCCTGCACGGGGCGTATGGAAGAGGGCGCGCTTAGGGTTGACGCTAACGTGTCGATTAGGCGCCCTGGGGACCCACTCTCTACTAGAACAGAG ATTAAGAACATAGGATCGGTCCGTGGAGTGGCAGGCGCGATCCGTCACGAGATCGAGAGACAGCAAACAATCCTGAACAACGGCGGGCGCATTATCAATGAGACGCGCGCCTGGGACGCGACCAACAAAGTCACCATACCCATGAGAGACAAAGAGGTCGTGCAGGATTATAG GTACATGCCGGAACCTAATCTACCACCGCTACGCGTGAACTTGAACACCAAGATGGACCACAACGACGTGCTAAGCGTACCTCTAATACAGGACAAAATACCAGAGCTTCCAGAACAATCGAGAAAGAACCTTATTGAGCAGTATGAACTGCGACCAGAAACTGCAATACAATTGGTCAATGAGCCAACACTACTGGAATATTTCCAAAGTTTGACATCGGACAAAGCCAGGAACCCAACGAAAGTCGCAAATTTTCTAATAAATGATCTAACAACCGtacttaataaaagaaaattagatGCAGATGATTCTCCCGTTACTGTTAAGCAACTAAAAGAACTGACTGATATGCTTttgagtaaaaatattaatttagaaatTTGTAGAAACGTGCTAGATGAGCTGATTGAGTTATCTGATAGTGACGTTTCTCCTTTAAGACTTGTGGAAGAAAAAGGGTGGATGTTGACAAGCAATGAAgcagaaataacaaaattatgtacGTCGGTCTTAGAGAATAATCCTAAGTTGGTGAATCAGTATAAAAATGGTAAAACCAAAGTATTTAAAGCACTTTTAGGAATATTATCTAAGAGCAACAGTAAAATTGATATGTCTGTAGCGTCTAAGATTATGGAAGGGTTATTGAAAAAGTGA
- the LOC124638146 gene encoding uncharacterized protein LOC124638146, producing MWTQVIIFSVALTIAIGEEVVPGIKREVSEGVQSMGYKLIYGDEDMTIINQVVTDAEKSDMVKKNKVNLNEAIKPLAPEDVKCLMSVDRYCSKKMGAMKSVLIQAVKEDCAKCSIKQKDEAGKVIASMMAHDPVAWKLFLTRYDGLDKVQRILG from the exons ATGTGGACTCAAGTGATTATCTTTAGTGTTGCTCTTACAATTGCAATTGGTGAAGAAGTAGTGCCAGGGATAAAACGGGAAGTCAGTGAAGGAGTACAGAGCATGGGGTATAAACTGATCTACGGCGATGAAGACATGACTATCATTAACCAGGTAGTCACAGATGCGGAGAAGAGTGATATGGTCAAGAAAAACAAAGTTAACTTGAATGAAGCTATCAAACCATTGGCTCCGGAGGATGTTAAGTGCTTGATGTCTGTGGATCGGTATTGTAGCAAGAAGATGGGAGCTATGAAAA GTGTTTTAATCCAAGCAGTCAAGGAGGACTGCGCGAAatgttcaataaaacaaaaggacGAAGCTGGTAAAGTGATAGCGTCGATGATGGCTCATGACCCAGTAGCCTGGAAGCTCTTCCTCACCAGGTACGACGGCCTCGATAAGGTCCAAAGGATACTAGGATAG
- the LOC124638092 gene encoding ejaculatory bulb-specific protein 3-like produces MMKYTALAMMLLVYLTIQSNAVETSTYTTKYDGIDLDEILNNERLLTGYVNCLMDNGPCTADGKELKRNLPDAIENDCKKCTDRQREGADRVMHYLIDHRPEDWTKLEKKYNSDGSYKMKYLSRKPAEDSKETNTTKSEEDTKNETKEST; encoded by the exons ATGATGAAGTACACAGCATTAGCTATGATGCTACTAGTATACTTGACAATCCAGAGCAACGCCGTGGAAACTTCGACGTACACAACCAAGTACGATGGTATAGATTTAGACGAGATCCTCAATAACGAACGTCTGCTGACCGGCTATGTCAACTGTCTGATGGATAATGGACCTTGTACAGCAGATGGGAAGGAGTTGAAAA GGAATCTCCCTGATGCAATTGAGAATGACTGTAAGAAATGTACGGACAGACAGCGCGAAGGTGCAGACCGAGTGATGCATTATCTCATCGATCACAGACCCGAGGACTGGACCAAATTGGAGAAAAA ATACAATTCAGATGGAAGCTACAAGATGAAGTATCTATCTCGTAAACCAGCTGAAGACAGTAAAGAAACGAACACCACAAAATCTGAAGAGGATACGAAGAATGAAACCAAAGAATCTACATAA